One window of the Mytilus galloprovincialis chromosome 14, xbMytGall1.hap1.1, whole genome shotgun sequence genome contains the following:
- the LOC143059514 gene encoding ubiquitin-like modifier-activating enzyme 5, translating into MSSIEELQKKVKQLEEELEKSRQSGAVRTKISQMSSEVVDSNPYSRLMALKRMGIVDDYEKIREYTVAVVGVGGVGSVAAEMLTRCGIGKLLLFDYDKVELANMNRLFYQPNQAGMSKVEAAERTLREINPDVIFEIYNYNITTMDNFQHFMDRISHGGITDGKPVDLVLSCVDNFEARMTINTACNELGQSWIESGVSENAVSGHIQFIVPGDTSCFACAPPLVVATHTDEKTLKREGVCAASLPTTMAIVAGFLIQNTLKYLLKFGNVTYYLGYNALKDFFPMMAMKPNPECDDCNCRKQQEEFKKREALKPKPVVVEEVDTAPLHDENPFEIEIVSETTEEELKQAEGEKPQLTEGVTVAYTKPAKSATNDTSATVGDVSGQSLDELMKQMQSL; encoded by the exons ATGTCGTCAATCGAAGAATTACAAAAGAAGGTGAAACAATTAGAAGAAGAACTTGAAAAATCAAGACAATCTGGTGCAGTAAGAACAAAAATTTCTCAGATGAGCTCAGAAGTTGTTGATTCAAATCCGTACAG TCGTTTAATGGCATTGAAGAGAATGGGAATTGTTGATGATTATGAG AAAATTCGAGAATATACAGTGGCAGTTGTTGGAGTTGGAGGAGTAGGATCTGTGGCCGCTGAAATGTTAACTAGATGTGGCATCGGAAAG CTACTACTGTTTGATTATGACAAGGTAGAGTTAGCCAACATGAACAgattattttatcagccaaatcAAGCTGGAATGAGTAAAGTAGAAGCAGCAGAGAGAACATTAAG ggagataaatccaGATGTAATATTTGAGATATATAATTACAACATCACAACAATGGATAACTTCCAACATTTCATGGACAGAATAAGTCATGGTGGGATAACAGATGGGAAACCAGTTGATCTGGTTCTCAGTTGTGTTGATAACTTTGAAGCTAGGATGACAATTAATACC GCATGTAATGAATTAGGTCAGTCTTGGATAGAGTCAGGAGTTAGTGAGAATGCTGTGTCTGGTCACATACAGTTTATAGTACCTGGTGATACTTCATGTTTTGCT TGTGCCCCACCTCTTGTTGTAGCCACCCACACAGATGAGAAGACATTAAAAAGAGAAGGTGTTTGTGCAGCAAGTCTTCCCACCACTATGGCAATTGTTGCTGGGTTCTTAATACAAAACACATTAAA ATATTTATTAAAGTTTGGTAATGTGACCTACTATTTAGGCTACAATGCATTAAAAGACTTCTTCCCAATGATGGCAATGAAACCCAACCCAGAATGTGATGACTGTAACTGCAGAAAGCAACAAGAAGAATTTAAG AAAAGAGAAGCATTGAAGCCCAAACCTGTTGTTGTTGAAGAAGTAGATACTGCACCTTTACATGACGAGAACCCATTTG aAATAGAAATAGTTTCTGAAACAACAGAAGAGGAATTGAAACAGGCTGAAGGAGAGAAACCTCAGCTAACAGAAGGGGTCACAGTAGCATACACAAAACCAGCCAAATCAGCCACAAAT GACACATCAGCAACAGTAGGAGATGTTTCAGGACAAAGTTTGGACGAATTAATGAAACAAATGCAAAGTTTATGA